One Sphingobacteruim zhuxiongii DNA window includes the following coding sequences:
- a CDS encoding efflux RND transporter permease subunit — protein sequence MFNRFINRPVLSIVISLIIVFLGILAMTQLPVTQFPSISPPKVTITAEYPGANGELMIKSVIIPLERAINGVPGMKYMTSDAGNDGEASIQVVFNLGTDPNQASLNVQNRVASVVNKLPPIVVREGVKITREESNMLMYINLYSEEESLGGNFMYNYADINISPELKRVNGVGVADILGNREYAMRIWLKPDRMTAYKISAEEVMKALEEQSLEASPGRAGESSGIKSQSFEYVLKYSGRFTTEAEYGNIVLRASSNGELLRLKDVADVHFGSAMYDIYSTLDGKPSAAIVLKQSYGSNASQVIKDVKAKMEELKGSFPKGLKYEISYDVSKFLDASIEKVIHTLVEAFILVAIVVFLFLGDFRSTLIPAMAVPVSLVGSFMFMQFFGITINLITLFALVLAIGVVVDDAIVVIEAVHKKMEEQHISAYKATKKAMGEIAGAIIAITFLMAAVFIPVAFMSGPVGIFYRQFSITMATSIILSGIVALTLTPALCAILLKNNHGKPKKKSIVDKFLDSFNRGFDKMSNRYVGILQKIVTKRGLTFLILTGFCIGIYFLNNSVPSGFIPNEDQGMIYAIIQTPPGSTLERTNAVARKLQAESEHIDGVSSVSSLAGYEILTEGTGANTGTCLINLKDWSDRKESAHEIIEQLEEVAKHIPGATIEFFGPPAVPGYGAAGGFELRLLDKTGNNDFQKMEEVSKDFVKELSKRPELASVFTFYSASFPQYMLKIDNDIAQQKGVSIDNAMNTLSTLVGSNYETNFIKYGRQYKVMVQALPQYRALPEDILKLYVKNDKEEMVPFSAFMRMERVYGLSEITRHNMYMASEISGSPAQGYSSGEAIRVINEVAAKTLPKGYGIDWAGISKDEVSRGNEAMYIFLICLGFVYLILAAQYESFILPFSVILSLPVGIFGAYLLLLLLHLENNIYAQVALVMLIGLLGKNAVLIVEFAAQKHAEGMTVLASAMEGAKVRFRPILMTSFAFIAGLIPLVFATGPGAIGNRTIGTAAAGGMLFGTVFGVLIIPGLYFIFGTIAFKRKLIKHEEEGPLTEEINDN from the coding sequence ATGTTTAATAGATTTATAAATAGACCGGTACTATCGATTGTTATTTCGCTTATTATCGTGTTTTTAGGGATTCTTGCGATGACGCAGCTTCCTGTAACGCAATTTCCTTCCATTTCACCGCCAAAAGTTACGATTACAGCCGAATATCCGGGAGCCAATGGTGAGTTAATGATTAAGTCGGTCATTATTCCACTTGAACGTGCCATCAATGGTGTTCCTGGAATGAAATACATGACTTCGGATGCGGGGAATGATGGTGAGGCTAGTATTCAAGTGGTTTTCAACCTAGGTACAGATCCCAATCAGGCATCCCTCAATGTGCAAAATAGGGTCGCCTCTGTCGTCAATAAGCTTCCGCCGATCGTTGTTCGGGAAGGGGTGAAGATCACGCGAGAGGAATCCAATATGTTGATGTATATCAACCTTTATTCTGAAGAGGAGAGCTTAGGCGGGAATTTCATGTATAATTACGCCGATATAAACATCTCACCTGAATTGAAACGTGTAAACGGTGTTGGTGTTGCTGATATTTTGGGTAATCGCGAATATGCGATGCGAATTTGGTTGAAGCCCGATCGTATGACTGCTTATAAGATTTCTGCCGAAGAGGTGATGAAAGCACTTGAGGAACAAAGCTTAGAAGCTTCTCCAGGTCGTGCAGGGGAATCATCGGGTATAAAATCGCAATCTTTCGAATATGTACTTAAATATTCAGGTCGTTTTACAACGGAAGCTGAATATGGAAATATCGTGCTGCGCGCGAGTTCCAACGGTGAATTATTAAGGCTTAAGGATGTTGCCGATGTTCATTTTGGATCAGCGATGTACGATATCTATTCGACCTTGGATGGTAAGCCTTCTGCGGCAATTGTCTTGAAGCAATCCTATGGAAGTAATGCCTCTCAAGTTATCAAAGACGTAAAAGCCAAAATGGAAGAGCTTAAAGGTTCATTCCCTAAAGGGCTGAAATATGAGATTAGTTATGATGTTTCGAAGTTTTTAGATGCATCTATCGAGAAAGTAATACATACGCTCGTTGAAGCATTTATTCTAGTTGCAATTGTTGTTTTCCTATTCTTAGGGGATTTCCGGTCCACCTTGATTCCAGCCATGGCGGTACCGGTATCCCTCGTAGGTTCTTTTATGTTTATGCAATTCTTTGGTATCACCATCAACTTGATCACCCTGTTTGCACTGGTGCTGGCTATTGGGGTGGTCGTTGATGATGCCATTGTCGTCATCGAGGCCGTCCATAAGAAGATGGAAGAGCAACATATTTCTGCCTATAAGGCAACCAAGAAAGCCATGGGAGAAATCGCAGGAGCAATTATCGCTATTACGTTCTTGATGGCTGCGGTGTTTATCCCTGTCGCATTTATGTCCGGACCTGTTGGGATTTTCTATCGGCAGTTCTCCATTACGATGGCAACTTCGATTATTCTTTCGGGTATTGTCGCGCTGACTTTAACACCAGCATTATGTGCTATTCTATTAAAGAATAATCATGGTAAACCGAAGAAGAAATCAATCGTCGACAAGTTCTTGGATTCATTCAATCGCGGTTTCGATAAGATGTCGAATCGATACGTCGGAATCTTACAAAAGATTGTGACCAAGCGCGGCTTAACCTTTCTGATCTTGACAGGTTTCTGTATTGGTATTTATTTTTTAAACAATAGTGTGCCTTCCGGTTTTATTCCCAATGAGGATCAGGGGATGATCTACGCTATTATTCAGACTCCGCCGGGATCTACCTTAGAGCGTACAAATGCGGTTGCCCGCAAGTTGCAGGCTGAATCGGAGCATATTGATGGGGTTTCTTCTGTATCATCTTTGGCTGGATATGAAATATTAACAGAAGGAACGGGTGCAAATACGGGTACATGTTTAATTAATTTGAAAGATTGGTCCGATCGGAAGGAGTCAGCACATGAGATTATCGAGCAGCTTGAAGAAGTAGCTAAGCATATCCCAGGAGCAACGATTGAGTTCTTTGGTCCGCCTGCTGTTCCCGGCTATGGTGCTGCGGGAGGTTTTGAATTGCGCTTATTGGATAAAACAGGAAACAATGACTTCCAAAAGATGGAAGAGGTAAGTAAGGATTTTGTGAAGGAATTGAGTAAGCGTCCTGAGTTAGCTTCAGTATTTACGTTCTATAGTGCTTCATTCCCTCAGTATATGCTGAAGATCGATAATGATATTGCTCAGCAGAAGGGAGTTTCGATCGATAACGCGATGAATACGCTGTCTACACTTGTCGGTAGTAATTATGAAACCAACTTCATTAAATATGGTCGTCAGTATAAAGTTATGGTTCAAGCTTTACCGCAATATCGTGCTTTACCGGAGGATATATTGAAGCTGTATGTGAAAAACGATAAAGAAGAGATGGTTCCATTTTCTGCATTTATGCGTATGGAACGCGTATATGGGCTATCGGAAATCACTCGGCATAATATGTATATGGCTTCGGAGATTTCGGGATCTCCAGCGCAGGGATATAGTAGTGGGGAAGCGATTCGTGTTATTAATGAAGTTGCTGCGAAAACACTACCAAAAGGATATGGCATTGATTGGGCTGGTATATCGAAAGACGAGGTTTCTAGAGGTAATGAGGCGATGTATATTTTCTTAATCTGTTTAGGCTTTGTTTATTTAATCTTGGCCGCGCAATATGAAAGCTTTATTCTCCCATTTTCGGTTATCTTATCGTTACCAGTGGGGATCTTTGGAGCCTATTTATTACTGTTGCTATTGCATCTAGAGAATAATATCTATGCGCAGGTTGCGCTAGTCATGCTGATTGGTTTGCTGGGTAAGAATGCGGTATTGATCGTGGAATTTGCTGCCCAGAAGCATGCCGAAGGAATGACAGTGTTAGCATCTGCGATGGAAGGAGCGAAAGTTCGTTTCCGTCCAATTCTGATGACTTCGTTCGCCTTTATTGCAGGATTAATTCCTTTGGTATTTGCGACTGGACCTGGAGCAATTGGAAATAGAACGATAGGTACAGCTGCCGCTGGGGGTATGTTATTTGGAACTGTGTTTGGTGTGCTGATCATTCCAGGATTGTATTTCATTTTTGGTACCATCGCATTTAAGCGAAAATTGATCAAACATGAAGAGGAGGGGCCTTTAACCGAAGAAATCAATGACAATTAA
- a CDS encoding TolC family protein, which produces MTINKNNIKDWAAIASLALLLGSCKVPQATQLKENKQTPASFAAQNDMSSADSTNIGNLSWRTFFNDPNLVSLLDTALKNNQELRITLQELEIAKSDILLRKGALKPKVDIRAGGGIEKVGRYTSQGAGDASTEITPGHEMPDPLGDLNIGAYANWEIDVWKKLKDAEQAAVNRYLASVEGKNFVLSSLIAEVANSYFELLALDNQLDIIRQNIKLQENALEVVKIQKESAKVTELAVQKFTAEVAKTKGMEFSTLQQIKETENRINFLLGRYPQQIARDPNNFIHLVPASIKAGFPSQLLGNRPDIMQAEHELTAAKLDVQVARKEFYPSIGLSAGVGLQAFKPSYLFKLPESLLFNLAGDLAAPLLNKNAITAEFNASNARQIQAVYNYERAILNAFTEVSTQLSNIDNLEKGFQYKSQEVDALNKSIEVSNDLFKSARADYLEVLTTQREVLEAKLELLETKKQQLSAVVNVYKALGGGWKP; this is translated from the coding sequence ATGACAATTAATAAAAATAACATCAAGGACTGGGCTGCTATTGCTAGCCTAGCCCTTCTACTGGGGTCTTGCAAAGTTCCGCAAGCAACACAGTTGAAAGAAAATAAGCAAACGCCAGCTTCTTTTGCTGCGCAGAACGATATGTCTTCTGCGGACAGTACAAATATTGGGAATTTGAGTTGGCGGACGTTTTTTAACGATCCAAATCTTGTGTCATTACTTGATACAGCATTAAAAAATAATCAGGAGTTGCGTATAACATTGCAAGAGCTTGAGATTGCTAAAAGTGATATTTTATTACGAAAAGGGGCGTTGAAACCTAAGGTAGATATTCGTGCTGGAGGAGGAATTGAAAAGGTTGGGCGTTATACTTCGCAAGGTGCTGGCGATGCGAGCACGGAGATAACTCCAGGTCACGAAATGCCTGATCCCCTTGGCGACTTAAATATTGGCGCCTATGCGAATTGGGAAATTGACGTATGGAAGAAGCTTAAAGACGCCGAACAAGCTGCTGTAAACCGTTATTTAGCGTCGGTTGAAGGAAAGAATTTTGTGTTAAGTAGTTTGATAGCGGAAGTTGCGAATTCTTATTTTGAACTTCTTGCATTAGACAATCAACTGGATATTATTCGTCAGAATATTAAGCTGCAAGAAAATGCTTTGGAAGTTGTAAAGATACAAAAGGAATCGGCTAAGGTTACGGAGTTGGCGGTTCAGAAATTCACAGCTGAAGTGGCAAAGACTAAAGGCATGGAGTTTTCGACATTGCAACAGATTAAGGAAACAGAGAATCGGATTAATTTCTTGCTCGGTCGTTATCCACAGCAGATTGCGCGTGATCCGAATAACTTCATCCATCTCGTACCAGCATCTATAAAAGCGGGATTTCCAAGTCAATTGTTAGGAAATCGACCAGATATTATGCAGGCAGAGCATGAACTGACAGCCGCAAAATTAGATGTGCAAGTCGCACGGAAGGAGTTTTATCCTTCCATTGGATTGTCGGCAGGTGTAGGCTTGCAAGCTTTTAAACCTTCCTACCTATTTAAACTTCCGGAATCGTTATTATTCAATTTGGCGGGTGATCTAGCTGCTCCTTTATTGAACAAGAATGCGATAACCGCCGAGTTTAACGCTTCAAATGCTAGACAGATACAAGCGGTCTATAATTATGAGCGCGCTATACTTAATGCATTTACCGAGGTGTCGACGCAGTTGTCTAATATCGATAATTTAGAGAAGGGCTTTCAGTATAAAAGCCAAGAAGTGGATGCATTAAATAAGTCGATTGAAGTGTCGAATGATTTATTCAAGTCTGCTCGTGCAGATTATTTGGAAGTGTTGACGACCCAAAGGGAAGTGTTGGAGGCTAAGCTGGAGTTACTTGAAACAAAGAAACAACAGTTAAGTGCCGTGGTAAATGTTTACAAAGCGTTAGGAGGGGGATGGAAACCATAG
- a CDS encoding DUF1543 domain-containing protein, whose amino-acid sequence MNLYMLVLGGKPAGRFTEQHDVFFGIANELKDLVPQMNEFWPELADRMHIDSWRKVTRVGNFQVDVIEKVADSVPHDVNLFFVNLGGYKPNDMEEYHYKILVVAQDLAEASKVAKESTFYKHYESSHIDDKYGIDVDDIYPIEDMLPASFKESYQLVFRIAEDSFEDLLEVGYLKISKLLAT is encoded by the coding sequence ATGAACTTATATATGCTAGTACTTGGCGGAAAGCCAGCAGGTCGATTTACAGAGCAACATGACGTATTTTTTGGTATAGCGAACGAATTGAAAGACTTAGTTCCTCAAATGAATGAATTTTGGCCTGAATTGGCGGATAGGATGCATATAGACTCTTGGCGTAAGGTAACGCGTGTTGGGAATTTTCAAGTAGACGTTATCGAGAAGGTAGCCGACAGCGTTCCTCATGATGTGAACTTGTTCTTTGTCAACTTAGGAGGCTATAAGCCGAATGATATGGAAGAATATCATTATAAAATCCTGGTTGTCGCGCAGGACTTAGCGGAAGCAAGCAAAGTCGCAAAGGAATCAACTTTTTATAAGCATTATGAATCATCTCATATTGATGATAAATATGGAATTGATGTAGATGATATCTATCCAATAGAAGATATGCTACCTGCTTCTTTTAAAGAAAGCTATCAACTTGTTTTTCGTATTGCAGAAGATAGCTTTGAAGATTTGTTAGAAGTAGGCTACCTCAAAATCAGTAAATTACTGGCTACTTAA
- a CDS encoding NAD(P)-dependent oxidoreductase codes for MKVALIGATGFVGSHILQELINRNYEVTAIARNVDKIKDKPHVLAVQTDVNDEGRLASALKGNDVVISAYNAGWENPEIYDDFLAGGRHILQAVKDAGIKRLIIVGGAGSLKINDESRIVDSPDFPAAIKPGALAAADYLEVVKREDELDWTFFSPAIEMNPSNSGTRKGEYRTAIGHPVFDHDGKSILSVEDVAVAIADELENNKFIKQHFTAAY; via the coding sequence ATGAAAGTCGCTTTAATCGGAGCTACGGGATTCGTAGGATCACATATCCTCCAAGAATTGATCAATAGAAATTATGAAGTAACAGCAATTGCGAGAAATGTAGATAAAATAAAAGACAAACCACATGTGTTGGCTGTTCAGACGGATGTGAATGACGAAGGTAGGCTAGCAAGCGCATTGAAAGGTAATGATGTTGTCATTTCAGCCTATAATGCAGGATGGGAAAACCCAGAGATTTACGATGATTTCCTTGCTGGCGGACGCCATATACTACAAGCAGTTAAGGACGCAGGAATAAAACGTCTGATTATTGTCGGCGGGGCTGGCAGTCTTAAAATCAATGATGAGTCACGAATTGTTGACAGTCCTGATTTTCCCGCAGCCATTAAACCTGGAGCATTAGCTGCTGCCGATTATCTCGAAGTCGTGAAGCGCGAGGATGAACTTGATTGGACTTTTTTCAGCCCTGCAATCGAAATGAATCCTTCAAACTCAGGAACACGTAAAGGCGAATACAGAACCGCTATTGGACACCCCGTATTCGACCATGATGGTAAAAGTATTCTTTCAGTGGAAGATGTTGCCGTAGCTATCGCGGATGAACTGGAGAACAACAAATTTATCAAACAACATTTTACGGCTGCTTATTAA
- a CDS encoding M1 family metallopeptidase, translated as MKRIIFKWAIAGLLVSFISQQELQAQKKESRYDYKEAFSSTFYTNTGTPYRSASGKPGHQYWQNAASYDIKVALNDQTREVKGSVKITYTNNSPDQLDFIWLQLEQNLFNQSSTGQATVPLSNSRYGEAASDFNGGYTLTKVIDKGGKELKNSVNDTRMRIDLPTPLAANGGQTEFNIDFSYIVPEYGADRTGVLPTENGDIFAIAQWYPKVAVYDDVLGWNSLPYTGPGEFYMEYGNFNVEVTAPANHIVVLGGELLNPEEVWTKDQLDRYNKAKESDRTVIIRSDSEVKNANSRPQKKTLTWKYRLENARDVAWASSKAFIVDGAKINLPSGKKALALSVYPKESNGGNAWERSTEYTKASIEYYSKKWMEYPYPVAINVASNVGGMEYPAIVFCGNRAKAASLWGVTDHEFGHIWFPMIVGSNERLYAWMDEGFNTFINDLSTEAFNKGEYNRELGSRNAMTRALMNPALEPVMTSPQGMKERNIGILAYYKPGFALRILRDEVLGADRFDNAFKKYVEYWAYKHPTPYDFFRTIENETGENLNWFWRGWFLNNWQLDQAIDEVNYPDLDPAKGAIISISNLDKMAMPVVIEATTASGKKIRKKLPVEIWERNQSWRFLLNSTEKLISVKIDPDEVYPDSNPENNTWKSK; from the coding sequence ATGAAGAGAATAATTTTTAAATGGGCAATTGCAGGTCTATTGGTTAGTTTTATTAGCCAGCAAGAATTGCAAGCTCAAAAGAAAGAAAGTCGATACGATTATAAAGAAGCCTTTAGTTCTACATTTTACACCAATACAGGTACTCCCTATCGTTCGGCTTCAGGTAAGCCAGGACATCAATACTGGCAAAATGCCGCTAGCTACGATATCAAGGTTGCATTGAATGACCAAACACGGGAAGTAAAAGGATCCGTAAAAATTACTTACACAAACAATAGCCCCGATCAATTAGATTTTATTTGGCTTCAACTAGAACAGAATTTATTTAATCAGTCTTCGACAGGACAGGCAACGGTACCTTTAAGTAATAGTCGCTATGGGGAAGCCGCATCGGACTTTAATGGCGGATATACCCTAACGAAGGTCATCGACAAAGGTGGTAAAGAACTAAAGAATAGCGTCAATGATACGCGTATGCGTATTGATTTACCGACACCATTGGCAGCAAACGGAGGTCAGACAGAATTCAACATTGATTTCTCTTATATCGTTCCCGAATATGGCGCGGATCGCACCGGTGTTCTTCCAACGGAGAATGGTGATATCTTTGCGATCGCACAATGGTATCCTAAAGTTGCTGTATATGATGATGTTCTTGGATGGAATAGCCTACCCTATACAGGTCCAGGAGAATTCTATATGGAATATGGCAATTTCAATGTGGAAGTTACTGCTCCAGCGAACCATATTGTCGTTTTAGGTGGAGAATTATTAAATCCAGAAGAAGTATGGACAAAAGACCAACTGGATCGTTATAACAAAGCAAAAGAAAGCGACAGAACAGTTATTATACGTTCGGATTCAGAGGTGAAAAACGCAAATTCTAGACCGCAGAAGAAAACCCTTACCTGGAAATACCGATTAGAAAATGCACGTGACGTTGCTTGGGCATCTTCCAAAGCGTTTATTGTAGATGGTGCCAAAATCAACCTACCGAGTGGTAAGAAAGCACTAGCACTTTCCGTATATCCAAAGGAAAGCAATGGCGGAAATGCTTGGGAAAGATCAACCGAATATACCAAAGCATCTATTGAATACTATTCCAAGAAATGGATGGAATACCCATACCCCGTTGCGATTAACGTAGCATCTAATGTTGGCGGAATGGAATATCCTGCGATTGTCTTCTGTGGAAATAGGGCCAAGGCCGCGAGTCTGTGGGGAGTAACCGACCATGAATTTGGCCATATTTGGTTTCCAATGATTGTCGGTTCTAACGAACGCTTATATGCATGGATGGATGAAGGATTCAATACCTTTATCAATGATTTATCTACGGAAGCATTTAACAAGGGCGAATACAATCGCGAGTTAGGCAGCAGAAATGCTATGACCAGAGCATTGATGAATCCTGCTTTAGAACCGGTGATGACTTCGCCGCAAGGGATGAAAGAGCGTAACATCGGCATCTTAGCCTATTACAAGCCAGGCTTTGCACTAAGAATCCTGCGCGATGAAGTACTTGGTGCGGATCGATTTGACAATGCTTTTAAGAAATATGTGGAATATTGGGCATACAAGCACCCTACACCATATGATTTTTTCCGTACCATCGAAAACGAGACCGGCGAAAACTTAAATTGGTTCTGGCGCGGATGGTTCCTAAATAATTGGCAGTTAGATCAAGCGATTGATGAAGTAAACTATCCGGATTTAGACCCGGCCAAAGGTGCGATTATCAGCATCAGTAATCTAGATAAAATGGCAATGCCTGTTGTCATTGAAGCAACAACCGCAAGCGGTAAGAAAATTCGAAAAAAATTACCTGTTGAGATTTGGGAAAGAAACCAATCATGGCGATTTTTGTTGAATTCAACAGAAAAATTAATATCGGTAAAAATTGACCCGGACGAAGTGTACCCGGATAGTAATCCTGAAAACAATACTTGGAAATCAAAATAG
- a CDS encoding ArsC family reductase has translation MLQVYGIKNCNTVKKALDWLTENQKDYVFHDYKKEPASLAKLEEWEKEVSWESLVNKKGTTWKKLSTEEQAAVQDAATANQVLLSNNSMIKRPLIESPNGILLGFNEDEYQTKL, from the coding sequence ACAGGTATACGGAATTAAGAATTGCAATACAGTAAAAAAAGCGCTTGATTGGTTGACAGAGAATCAAAAAGACTATGTTTTTCATGACTACAAAAAAGAACCTGCAAGCTTAGCGAAACTGGAAGAATGGGAAAAGGAAGTTTCCTGGGAGAGCTTAGTAAACAAAAAAGGTACCACCTGGAAAAAATTAAGCACAGAAGAGCAGGCGGCTGTTCAAGATGCAGCTACGGCGAATCAAGTGTTATTATCAAATAATAGTATGATCAAGCGTCCGCTAATTGAATCACCCAATGGGATTTTATTAGGTTTTAACGAAGACGAGTATCAAACTAAACTATAA